The following coding sequences are from one Collimonas arenae window:
- a CDS encoding aminoglycoside phosphotransferase family protein codes for MSLSQSAPVLPDLRQTQIVEWLTTLSSNPTLPATLRPASADASFRRYFRVDVPAGGTLIVMDAPPPQEDVRPFIEIGALFGGIGLSVPAVLAQDVERGFLLLSDLGNTTYLQQLTSEGSSIESAHKLYMDAIDALVLLQTKSQPDVLPEYDRAFLLRELQIFPEWYLGKHLKATLSDQQSADLNKVFDAILANNLAQPQVFIHRDYHSRNLMVLAEGNPGVLDFQGALYGPISYDIVSLLRDVYIQRDEAQVLDWMIRYWERAKRAGLPVAPDIDSFYRDFEYMGLQRHLKILGLFARLYHRDGKDAYLNDIPVVMDYVRKTALRYRELIPLVRMLDKLEDKTVQVGYTF; via the coding sequence ATGTCTTTATCACAGTCTGCCCCTGTTTTACCCGATCTGCGCCAGACTCAAATTGTCGAATGGCTAACTACGCTCAGCAGCAATCCCACATTGCCTGCGACTTTGCGGCCAGCGTCTGCCGATGCCAGCTTTCGCCGTTACTTCAGGGTTGATGTGCCCGCCGGCGGCACCCTGATCGTGATGGATGCGCCGCCACCGCAGGAGGATGTGCGGCCCTTCATCGAGATCGGTGCACTGTTTGGCGGCATCGGCTTGTCGGTGCCGGCGGTGTTGGCGCAAGACGTCGAGCGTGGCTTCCTATTGTTGAGCGACCTCGGCAACACGACTTACTTGCAGCAACTCACCAGTGAAGGCAGCAGCATCGAGAGCGCGCACAAGCTGTACATGGATGCCATCGATGCACTGGTGCTGCTGCAAACCAAGAGCCAGCCGGATGTGCTGCCGGAATATGACCGCGCCTTCCTGCTGCGGGAATTGCAAATATTCCCTGAATGGTATCTGGGCAAGCACCTCAAGGCGACGCTCAGCGACCAGCAGAGCGCCGATCTCAATAAAGTCTTCGATGCCATCTTGGCCAACAACCTGGCACAACCGCAAGTGTTCATCCACCGCGACTACCATTCCCGCAACCTGATGGTGCTCGCGGAAGGCAATCCTGGGGTGCTCGATTTCCAGGGCGCGCTGTATGGGCCGATCAGCTACGACATCGTCTCGCTGCTGCGCGATGTCTACATCCAACGGGATGAAGCCCAGGTGCTGGACTGGATGATTCGCTATTGGGAAAGGGCCAAGCGTGCCGGCCTGCCGGTCGCCCCGGATATCGACAGCTTCTACCGCGATTTTGAATACATGGGATTGCAACGACACCTGAAAATACTCGGGCTGTTCGCGCGCCTGTATCACCGCGACGGCAAGGACGCCTATCTCAACGATATCCCGGTAGTCATGGATTACGTTCGCAAGACGGCATTGCGCTACCGTGAACTGATACCGCTGGTACGCATGCTAGACAAGCTGGAAGACAAGACGGTGCAAGTCGGCTATACCTTCTAA
- the murU gene encoding N-acetylmuramate alpha-1-phosphate uridylyltransferase MurU: MKAMIFAAGRGERMRPLTDTIPKPLLKVRGRPLIVWHIVNLVRAGITEIVINHAHLGHMIEEALGDGSKYGATIRYSPESVALETAGGIANARHLLGEEPFVAIAGDVYCPHFDFEQVKNTLEDNDLWGQPYPLDKRDVAWLYLVKNPAHHPEGDFGLHSFSVSNEREPGHTYTYSGIGVYRPSMFDAVTPGQPQKLVTLMREYAARGQLGGEVYRGAWTDVGTIERLDQLNAPL, encoded by the coding sequence ATGAAAGCAATGATATTTGCCGCCGGTCGGGGCGAGCGGATGCGTCCGCTGACCGACACCATTCCCAAGCCTTTGCTCAAGGTCCGTGGCCGGCCGCTGATCGTCTGGCACATCGTCAACCTGGTGCGCGCCGGCATTACCGAGATCGTCATCAACCACGCCCATCTTGGGCACATGATTGAAGAGGCGCTCGGCGATGGCAGCAAATATGGCGCAACGATCCGTTATTCTCCAGAAAGCGTGGCGCTGGAAACGGCAGGCGGCATCGCCAACGCCCGCCACCTGCTCGGAGAAGAACCGTTCGTGGCGATAGCCGGCGATGTTTATTGCCCGCATTTCGATTTCGAGCAGGTCAAGAATACATTGGAAGACAATGACCTGTGGGGCCAGCCTTACCCACTCGACAAGCGCGACGTGGCCTGGCTGTACCTGGTGAAAAATCCGGCACACCACCCGGAGGGCGATTTTGGGCTGCACAGCTTTTCCGTCAGTAACGAACGTGAACCCGGCCATACTTATACCTATTCGGGCATCGGCGTCTATCGTCCCTCGATGTTCGACGCGGTCACTCCTGGCCAGCCGCAAAAGCTGGTCACGCTGATGCGTGAATACGCAGCGCGCGGCCAGCTTGGCGGTGAAGTGTATCGCGGCGCCTGGACTGACGTCGGCACCATCGAACGCCTGGATCAACTCAACGCGCCACTGTAA
- the pepP gene encoding Xaa-Pro aminopeptidase, with amino-acid sequence MSASMTPYSTRRSKLIAQMRAMGGGVAVISTAPEAARNADSDFPYRHDSSFYYLTGFTEPDAVLVLVAGKESKSILFCREKNLEREIWDGYRFGPEAAQAQLGFDAAFAIDAIDSEMPKLLADMPAIFYTLGKQANRDAQLQGWLNKLGGQARIGISAPAAIHSLEPLLAEMRLFKDASEHAIMQRSGQIAASAHRRAMRIARPGLREYHLEAEILHEFRSNGADSPAYTSIVATGSNACVLHYRAGNTELKDGDLVLIDAGCEFESYASDITRTFPANGVFSGPQKTLYEIVLAAQHAAIAATRPGQRFIDGHNAALRILAQGMLDTGLLNKNKVGTLDDVIANGDYRQFYMHSTGHWIGLDVHDVGAYREPGESAAEGEQKPWRKLQPGMVTTVEPGIYVRPGEGVPEQFWHIGIRIEDDILITADGNINLTSDVPTAVAEIEALMRK; translated from the coding sequence ATGAGCGCCAGCATGACTCCTTACAGCACACGCCGCAGCAAACTGATCGCGCAAATGCGAGCCATGGGTGGCGGCGTCGCCGTCATATCGACCGCGCCGGAAGCGGCCCGCAATGCCGATTCCGATTTTCCGTACCGCCACGACAGCAGCTTCTATTACCTGACCGGCTTTACCGAGCCTGACGCGGTGCTGGTGCTGGTCGCCGGCAAGGAATCGAAGTCGATCCTGTTCTGTCGCGAGAAAAACCTGGAGCGCGAAATCTGGGACGGCTATCGTTTTGGCCCCGAGGCAGCACAGGCACAGCTCGGCTTCGACGCCGCCTTTGCCATCGATGCAATAGACAGTGAAATGCCGAAGCTGTTGGCCGACATGCCGGCAATTTTCTATACGCTGGGCAAGCAAGCCAACCGCGACGCCCAATTGCAAGGCTGGCTCAACAAGCTCGGCGGCCAGGCCCGCATCGGCATCAGCGCACCGGCCGCCATTCACAGTCTGGAGCCGCTGCTGGCGGAGATGCGCCTGTTCAAGGATGCCAGCGAACACGCGATCATGCAGCGTTCGGGACAGATTGCCGCCAGCGCGCATCGCCGTGCCATGCGTATCGCACGACCCGGCTTGCGCGAATACCATCTGGAAGCGGAAATCCTGCACGAGTTTCGCAGCAATGGCGCCGATTCACCGGCCTATACCTCGATCGTCGCCACCGGCTCCAATGCTTGCGTGCTGCACTATCGCGCCGGCAATACAGAATTGAAGGATGGCGATCTGGTGTTGATCGACGCCGGTTGCGAATTCGAAAGCTATGCCTCCGACATCACCCGCACCTTCCCTGCCAACGGCGTGTTCTCCGGGCCGCAAAAGACCCTGTACGAAATCGTGCTGGCGGCGCAACACGCGGCGATTGCCGCGACCCGCCCCGGCCAGCGCTTCATCGATGGCCACAACGCCGCGCTGCGCATACTGGCACAAGGCATGCTCGATACCGGCCTGCTCAACAAGAACAAGGTCGGCACGCTGGACGACGTGATCGCCAATGGCGATTACCGCCAGTTCTACATGCACAGCACCGGCCATTGGATCGGACTCGACGTGCATGACGTCGGCGCCTATCGCGAACCCGGCGAGAGTGCAGCCGAAGGCGAACAGAAGCCATGGCGCAAGCTGCAGCCCGGCATGGTCACCACGGTCGAGCCAGGCATCTATGTGCGACCGGGCGAAGGCGTGCCGGAGCAATTCTGGCATATCGGCATCCGTATCGAAGACGACATCCTGATCACCGCGGATGGCAATATCAACCTGACCAGCGACGTGCCGACAGCGGTCGCCGAGATTGAAGCACTGATGCGCAAATGA
- a CDS encoding HAD family hydrolase produces the protein MKTATPTIVVFDLGGVLIDWNPDYLFRKLIADETERKWFLANVCNSAWNLQQDGGRPFSEAIATLSAEHPEHAHLIAAFHARWNEMINGTLAEGIAIFEALETAGVPLFALTNWSAETFPYAWDNFPFLHRFKDVLVSGREQLIKPDARIYERMLERIRLHYPDAEPAQLVFIDDVRRNADAARELGWHAIHHTAPADTVAQLRNWGLLT, from the coding sequence ATGAAAACCGCAACTCCCACCATCGTCGTATTCGATCTCGGCGGCGTACTCATCGACTGGAACCCCGATTACCTGTTCCGCAAGCTGATCGCCGACGAAACCGAGCGCAAGTGGTTCCTCGCCAACGTCTGCAACAGCGCGTGGAATCTCCAGCAGGATGGCGGGCGGCCATTCAGCGAAGCGATCGCCACCCTCAGTGCCGAGCACCCCGAACATGCGCATCTGATCGCCGCATTCCATGCGCGCTGGAACGAAATGATCAACGGCACGCTGGCCGAAGGCATCGCGATTTTCGAGGCGCTGGAAACAGCCGGCGTGCCGCTCTTTGCATTGACCAACTGGTCTGCCGAAACCTTTCCTTACGCGTGGGACAACTTCCCATTCCTGCATCGCTTCAAGGATGTGCTGGTGTCCGGCCGCGAGCAACTGATCAAGCCGGATGCGCGCATTTACGAACGCATGCTGGAACGCATCCGCCTGCACTATCCTGACGCCGAGCCGGCGCAACTCGTATTTATCGATGATGTCAGGAGAAATGCCGATGCCGCGCGAGAACTCGGTTGGCATGCCATCCACCACACTGCTCCAGCCGACACCGTGGCCCAGTTGCGCAACTGGGGCTTGCTGACATGA
- a CDS encoding NAD(P)(+) transhydrogenase (Re/Si-specific) subunit beta, producing the protein MSMNLVTLLYLIASVCFIQALKGLSHPSSARRGNAFGMVGMAIAVVTTIALIVKLKAESQGSGLGFWLVAGGVVVGGGIGAFLAKRVEMTKMPELVAAMHSLIGLAAVCIAVAAVSEPWAFGIAAHGEALPTGNRIELFIGTFVGAITFSGSVIAFGKLSGKYKFRLFQGAPVSFRGQHFINLLLAVAMIGLGIIFVLTQSWLPFILMALIAFILGVLIIIPIGGADMPVVVSMLNSYSGWAAAGIGFSLNNSMLIIAGSLVGSSGAILSYIMCKAMNRSFFNVILGGFGGDAAAASSGGAQAQRPVKSGSADDAAFLMGNAETVIIVPGYGLAVARAQHALKELTEKLTHKGVIVKYAIHPVAGRMPGHMNVLLAEAEVPYDQVFEMEDINGEFGQADVVLVLGANDVVNPAAKDPKSSIAGMPILEVYKAKTVIVNKRSMAAGYAGLDNELFYMDKTMMVFGDAKKVIEDMVKAVE; encoded by the coding sequence ATGAGCATGAATCTGGTCACCCTGTTGTACCTGATCGCCTCGGTCTGCTTTATCCAGGCGCTCAAGGGCTTGTCGCATCCATCATCGGCGCGACGCGGCAATGCGTTCGGCATGGTCGGCATGGCAATCGCGGTAGTTACCACGATCGCACTGATCGTCAAATTGAAAGCAGAGTCGCAGGGTAGCGGCCTGGGCTTTTGGTTGGTGGCGGGCGGCGTCGTGGTAGGCGGCGGCATCGGCGCCTTCCTGGCCAAGCGCGTCGAAATGACCAAGATGCCGGAACTGGTGGCGGCAATGCACTCGCTGATCGGCTTGGCGGCGGTGTGTATTGCAGTTGCCGCTGTGTCGGAGCCTTGGGCTTTCGGCATTGCCGCACACGGCGAAGCCCTGCCGACCGGTAACCGCATCGAACTGTTCATCGGCACCTTCGTGGGCGCCATCACCTTCTCCGGTTCGGTGATCGCATTCGGCAAGCTGTCGGGCAAATACAAATTCCGCCTGTTCCAGGGCGCGCCGGTGAGTTTCCGCGGCCAGCATTTCATCAACCTGCTGCTGGCGGTGGCGATGATCGGCCTCGGCATCATTTTCGTGCTGACCCAATCCTGGCTGCCGTTCATCCTGATGGCATTGATCGCCTTCATCCTGGGCGTGCTGATCATCATCCCGATCGGCGGCGCCGATATGCCGGTGGTGGTGTCGATGCTGAACAGCTACTCCGGTTGGGCTGCCGCCGGCATCGGTTTTTCGTTGAATAATTCGATGCTGATCATCGCCGGTTCGCTGGTTGGTTCGAGCGGTGCGATCCTCTCTTACATCATGTGCAAGGCGATGAATCGTTCGTTCTTCAACGTGATCCTGGGCGGCTTCGGTGGTGATGCCGCGGCGGCCTCCAGTGGCGGTGCACAAGCTCAGCGCCCTGTGAAATCCGGCTCTGCCGACGATGCGGCCTTCCTGATGGGTAATGCCGAAACCGTGATCATCGTTCCAGGCTACGGCCTGGCGGTGGCACGCGCGCAGCATGCGCTGAAGGAGTTGACCGAGAAATTGACCCACAAGGGCGTGATCGTCAAGTACGCGATCCATCCGGTGGCAGGCCGCATGCCTGGTCACATGAACGTGCTGCTGGCGGAGGCTGAAGTGCCGTACGATCAGGTGTTTGAGATGGAAGACATCAACGGCGAATTCGGCCAGGCCGATGTGGTGCTGGTGCTAGGCGCCAACGACGTGGTTAACCCGGCCGCCAAGGATCCGAAATCGTCGATCGCCGGCATGCCTATCCTGGAAGTCTATAAAGCCAAGACCGTGATCGTCAACAAACGCTCGATGGCCGCCGGTTATGCCGGTCTCGACAACGAGCTGTTCTATATGGACAAGACCATGATGGTGTTTGGCGATGCCAAGAAGGTGATTGAAGATATGGTGAAGGCAGTCGAATAG
- a CDS encoding NAD(P) transhydrogenase subunit alpha → MEVTHTITNLIIFVLAIYVGYHVVWTVTPALHTPLMAVTNAISAIIIIGAMLAAGLTEGLVGQIAGTLAVALAAVNVFGGFLVTQRMLEMFKKKSRR, encoded by the coding sequence ATGGAAGTCACGCACACTATCACCAACCTGATCATCTTCGTTCTGGCGATCTACGTCGGCTACCACGTGGTCTGGACCGTTACACCGGCGTTGCATACGCCGCTGATGGCGGTCACTAACGCCATCTCTGCGATCATCATCATCGGCGCAATGCTGGCTGCAGGCCTGACTGAAGGTCTGGTCGGCCAGATTGCCGGCACCTTGGCTGTGGCGCTGGCGGCGGTCAATGTATTCGGCGGCTTCCTGGTCACCCAGCGCATGCTGGAAATGTTCAAGAAAAAGAGCCGAAGGTGA
- the panD gene encoding aspartate 1-decarboxylase — protein MQRIMLRAKIHRATVTQADLHYEGSCGIDEDLLEAADIREFEKIELYNVNNGQRFSTYAIRGKRGSGEISLNGAAARCAHLGDLLIICTYAPLSDEEARSYVPKVVFVDDNNKITGLKKI, from the coding sequence ATGCAACGCATCATGCTGCGCGCCAAAATTCATCGCGCAACCGTTACCCAAGCCGACCTGCACTACGAGGGCTCGTGTGGAATCGATGAGGATCTGCTGGAAGCAGCCGATATCCGCGAATTTGAAAAGATCGAACTGTACAACGTCAACAACGGCCAACGCTTTTCGACCTACGCCATCCGCGGCAAGCGCGGCAGCGGCGAAATCTCGCTGAACGGCGCCGCCGCGCGCTGCGCCCACCTGGGCGACTTGCTGATCATCTGTACTTACGCTCCACTTTCCGACGAAGAAGCGCGTAGCTATGTGCCGAAAGTGGTGTTTGTCGACGACAACAACAAGATTACCGGTTTGAAAAAGATCTAA
- the mnmA gene encoding tRNA 2-thiouridine(34) synthase MnmA — MSHKKRVVIGMSGGVDSSVSAWLLKQQGYEVIGLFMKNWEDDDDSEYCSTRQDWIDAVSVADVIGVDIEAVNFAAEYKDRVFAEFLREYQAGRTPNPDVLCNAEIKFKAFLDHAMKLGADLIATGHYARVRQADSGRFELLKAVDATKDQSYFLHRLNQAQLSRTLFPLGEIPKTEVRKIAEQIQLPNAKKKDSTGICFIGERPFREFLNRYLSYKPGPMKTPDGDTVGEHVGLSFYTLGQRKGIGLGGMKSHKNAGGDSDPWYVARKDVENNTLYIVQGHDHPWLLSSTLQAGQLSWVAGEAPAIDSLSAKTRYRQADMACRFDSLEVAGVENFALRFDDPQWAVTPGQSAVLYDGDVCLGGGIIESSGNDI, encoded by the coding sequence ATGTCTCATAAAAAACGCGTTGTGATCGGCATGTCCGGCGGCGTCGATTCGTCGGTGTCGGCATGGCTGCTGAAGCAACAAGGTTACGAAGTGATCGGCCTGTTCATGAAGAACTGGGAAGACGATGACGATTCCGAATACTGCTCGACTCGCCAGGACTGGATCGATGCGGTCAGCGTGGCTGACGTGATCGGGGTCGACATCGAGGCAGTGAATTTCGCAGCCGAATACAAGGACCGGGTATTCGCCGAATTCCTGCGTGAGTACCAGGCTGGACGCACCCCCAATCCGGATGTCCTGTGCAATGCGGAAATCAAGTTCAAGGCCTTCCTCGACCACGCGATGAAGCTGGGCGCCGACCTGATCGCCACCGGCCACTATGCCCGCGTGCGACAAGCCGATTCCGGCCGCTTCGAGTTGTTGAAGGCGGTTGACGCCACCAAAGACCAAAGCTATTTCCTGCATCGCCTGAATCAGGCGCAATTGTCGCGCACGCTGTTCCCGCTGGGTGAAATCCCGAAAACCGAAGTGCGCAAGATCGCCGAGCAAATCCAGCTGCCGAACGCCAAGAAGAAGGATTCCACCGGCATCTGCTTCATCGGCGAGCGGCCGTTCCGCGAATTCCTGAACCGCTACCTGTCGTACAAGCCGGGGCCGATGAAAACACCGGATGGCGATACCGTCGGCGAACATGTCGGCCTCAGTTTCTACACGCTTGGGCAGCGCAAGGGCATCGGCCTGGGGGGCATGAAGAGCCACAAGAATGCCGGCGGCGACAGCGATCCCTGGTATGTAGCCCGCAAGGATGTGGAAAACAACACCTTGTATATCGTACAGGGACACGACCACCCCTGGCTGTTGTCATCAACGCTGCAAGCTGGCCAACTCAGCTGGGTGGCAGGAGAAGCACCGGCCATCGACAGTCTGTCGGCCAAGACGCGCTACCGGCAGGCGGACATGGCTTGCCGTTTCGACAGCCTGGAGGTAGCGGGCGTGGAAAATTTCGCACTGCGTTTCGACGACCCGCAATGGGCGGTTACCCCCGGCCAATCCGCCGTGCTCTACGATGGCGACGTTTGTCTCGGCGGCGGCATCATTGAATCATCCGGCAACGATATCTAA
- a CDS encoding DUF4148 domain-containing protein — MNAKQLIAGLAVLAAAGSAFAVTPYPPETTFVSTKSRADVQAEVAQAQKDGSLNQARNAYPTVAAAGKPVSRTEVVNQIAKTEPAIYNGN, encoded by the coding sequence ATGAACGCCAAACAACTTATCGCTGGTCTCGCCGTCTTGGCCGCAGCTGGCAGCGCCTTTGCAGTTACCCCATATCCACCTGAAACAACTTTCGTCTCGACCAAATCGCGCGCGGACGTGCAAGCTGAAGTGGCGCAAGCCCAAAAGGATGGCTCGCTGAACCAGGCCCGCAATGCCTATCCTACTGTTGCTGCTGCCGGCAAGCCGGTCAGCCGTACTGAAGTAGTGAACCAGATCGCCAAGACAGAACCGGCCATCTACAACGGCAACTGA
- a CDS encoding FUSC family protein has protein sequence MSDLASSRENWLNHLKQAAVIWIDNHGQNLLYVSKILLATLMALGLSLLFNLSKPGTAMVTVIIVLQPRSGLVLAKGFYRFIGTTVGVIMSVILAAAFSQQPVLFLAAGACWLAFCTAGSTIFRNFQSYAFVLAGYTLVIVGLPAALQPDQAFDIAMTRLSEVMLGLLCAGVVSDVLFPKHLSDALLLTVRKRFADFKTFIALDDLDASARPARERMVLRFIGEVISLEALRTSSVFESTTGHLQSLQLRQLNNAFMTASTTFHSLDQLYGRLQSSGKQSTLNALMMEYQAIVRALSSKDRNLLKQVRSQLPQRLHALRRGLAASHEGDRSNLLDFDSAAELLIRFAGELQIYARIHAVVIQAEMHMPDDVQLPAHYVTRTDPTLIVTSALRAAIGFGISSLFWIQSGWVSGTDAVVMATVVSALFAAAPSPNKVVRQFLIGAAIGGFFGFLSAYYLQSQAENFTMLCIALAPFILAGAWLTTTRKYSGIGTGILLFFFSYASIGSNYQFDMLELLNGMSGGLIGVAVASVMYQIIDPSDSRWIKRRLARALRRQVEEACSRPLTGLAGRFESGTRDLLSRFAITHSLDNPDDRDIMTWLLSVLEIGRAVIQLRLEMLEVTDSLAHEKIEQTIRNIGSLFARPNQARLRTALDSVLAAIAVCDGLPAVLANLHQMRGAMLERVTVLTPAETSPITSGN, from the coding sequence ATGAGTGACCTTGCAAGCAGCCGTGAAAACTGGCTCAACCACCTGAAACAAGCCGCCGTCATCTGGATCGACAACCACGGCCAGAACCTGCTGTATGTCAGCAAGATCCTGCTGGCGACCCTGATGGCGCTCGGGCTGTCGCTGTTGTTCAATCTGTCCAAACCCGGTACAGCCATGGTCACGGTAATCATCGTGCTGCAGCCGCGCAGCGGCCTGGTATTGGCCAAGGGCTTTTACCGTTTCATCGGCACCACAGTCGGCGTCATCATGTCCGTGATACTGGCCGCAGCGTTCTCGCAGCAGCCAGTGTTATTCCTGGCGGCCGGCGCCTGCTGGCTGGCATTCTGCACCGCCGGCTCGACCATATTCCGCAATTTCCAATCCTATGCATTCGTGCTGGCCGGCTACACGCTGGTCATCGTCGGCCTGCCGGCCGCACTGCAGCCAGACCAGGCATTCGATATCGCCATGACCCGCTTGAGCGAGGTGATGCTGGGGCTATTGTGTGCCGGCGTAGTCAGCGATGTGCTGTTTCCCAAGCATCTGTCCGATGCGCTGCTGCTGACGGTGCGCAAGCGTTTCGCCGATTTCAAGACATTCATCGCGCTGGATGACCTCGACGCCTCGGCGCGACCAGCACGCGAACGGATGGTGCTGCGCTTCATCGGCGAGGTGATCTCGCTGGAAGCGCTGCGCACCTCATCGGTATTCGAAAGCACTACCGGACACCTGCAGAGCCTGCAGCTGCGGCAATTGAACAATGCGTTCATGACCGCCTCCACTACCTTTCACTCGCTGGATCAGCTGTACGGCCGCCTGCAATCCAGCGGCAAACAAAGCACGCTGAATGCGCTGATGATGGAATATCAGGCAATCGTGCGCGCGCTCTCCAGCAAGGATCGCAATTTGCTGAAGCAGGTGCGTAGCCAGTTGCCGCAGCGGCTGCATGCATTGCGACGCGGCCTGGCCGCCAGCCATGAAGGCGATCGCAGCAACCTGCTCGATTTCGATTCCGCTGCTGAGCTGCTGATCCGATTCGCTGGCGAGCTGCAGATCTATGCGCGCATCCACGCGGTGGTGATCCAGGCCGAAATGCACATGCCGGACGATGTCCAGCTGCCTGCGCATTATGTTACCCGTACCGATCCGACATTAATCGTCACGTCAGCGCTGCGCGCCGCGATCGGTTTCGGTATTTCATCGCTGTTCTGGATTCAATCCGGCTGGGTTTCCGGAACCGACGCGGTGGTCATGGCGACCGTCGTCAGCGCCCTTTTCGCTGCTGCGCCGTCGCCGAACAAAGTAGTACGGCAATTCTTGATCGGCGCTGCCATAGGCGGATTTTTCGGTTTTCTGTCCGCTTACTATCTGCAATCGCAAGCTGAAAATTTCACCATGCTATGCATCGCACTGGCGCCGTTCATCCTGGCCGGCGCGTGGCTCACCACCACCCGGAAATATTCCGGCATCGGTACCGGCATCCTGCTGTTTTTCTTTTCCTATGCCAGCATCGGCAGCAACTATCAGTTCGACATGCTGGAGCTACTCAATGGCATGAGTGGCGGCCTGATCGGTGTCGCGGTGGCCTCGGTCATGTACCAGATCATCGATCCGTCAGATAGCCGCTGGATCAAACGCCGCCTGGCGCGAGCCCTGCGACGTCAGGTCGAGGAAGCATGCAGCCGACCGCTGACGGGACTCGCAGGGCGTTTTGAAAGCGGCACACGCGATTTGCTGTCGCGTTTTGCGATTACGCATTCACTGGACAATCCAGACGACCGCGACATCATGACCTGGCTCCTGTCGGTGCTGGAAATCGGCCGCGCCGTGATCCAGCTGCGCCTGGAAATGCTGGAAGTCACGGATTCGCTGGCGCACGAAAAAATAGAACAGACCATACGCAACATCGGCAGTCTGTTTGCCCGTCCCAATCAGGCCCGCCTGCGCACAGCGCTGGATTCCGTGCTGGCGGCGATTGCTGTCTGCGATGGCTTGCCGGCGGTGCTGGCCAACCTGCATCAGATGCGCGGCGCCATGCTGGAACGGGTCACGGTGCTGACGCCGGCCGAAACCTCACCTATCACCTCAGGGAATTGA
- a CDS encoding DUF1656 domain-containing protein, with protein sequence MPREIALFDALIPTLLLVFIGCLFLQMAIDWVFSRLGLYRYVWHPSLFRIALFFCLFGSVGLLLHAI encoded by the coding sequence ATGCCGCGTGAAATTGCATTATTCGATGCGCTCATTCCGACCCTATTGCTGGTCTTCATAGGTTGCCTGTTCCTGCAGATGGCCATCGATTGGGTATTCAGCCGTTTAGGCCTGTACCGTTACGTCTGGCACCCCAGCCTGTTCCGGATCGCTCTGTTCTTTTGTCTTTTCGGCAGCGTCGGGCTGCTGCTGCACGCCATTTAA
- a CDS encoding efflux RND transporter periplasmic adaptor subunit, producing MKSSTILKTLLQVAITLIVVLIAFLLTRALWERYMNTPWTRDGRVRADVISVAADVSGIVVSVPVADNSYVHKGDLLMKIDPVRYTLALAQAEAVVTERRVGLTTKQRDAARRAKLDGDVISNENRENSSADASAAQAMYQAALAARDSAKLNLERTEVRAPADGWITNLNVHAGDFAQAGTPKLSVIDANSFWVYGYFEENKLPLMKVGDAVDMRLLGSEQLITGHVDSISRGITDRDNALGTYGLANVNPSFNWVRLAQRVPVRIHIDKVPDGITLAAGMTCTVIVKPGQRVAEKK from the coding sequence ATGAAATCATCCACCATTTTGAAAACCCTGCTGCAGGTTGCCATCACGCTGATTGTCGTGCTGATCGCCTTTTTGCTGACGCGCGCGCTGTGGGAGCGTTACATGAACACGCCGTGGACGCGCGACGGCCGGGTACGCGCCGATGTCATCAGCGTCGCTGCTGACGTTTCCGGCATCGTGGTGTCGGTGCCGGTGGCCGACAACAGCTACGTGCACAAGGGCGACCTGCTGATGAAAATCGATCCTGTACGCTACACGCTGGCGCTGGCGCAGGCCGAAGCCGTGGTGACCGAACGCCGGGTTGGCCTGACCACCAAACAGCGCGACGCCGCCCGCCGCGCCAAGCTCGACGGCGATGTCATCTCCAACGAAAACCGCGAAAACTCCAGCGCCGACGCTTCAGCAGCCCAAGCCATGTACCAAGCTGCACTGGCGGCGCGCGACAGCGCCAAGCTGAATCTGGAACGCACCGAAGTACGTGCCCCGGCCGACGGCTGGATCACCAACCTCAACGTCCACGCCGGCGATTTCGCCCAGGCCGGGACACCGAAGCTGTCGGTGATCGACGCCAATTCGTTCTGGGTCTACGGCTATTTTGAAGAGAACAAGCTGCCGCTGATGAAGGTCGGCGATGCAGTCGACATGCGTCTGCTAGGCAGCGAACAACTCATCACCGGCCACGTCGACAGCATCTCACGCGGCATCACCGACCGCGACAACGCCCTCGGCACCTACGGCCTGGCCAACGTCAACCCCAGCTTCAACTGGGTCCGCCTGGCGCAACGCGTACCGGTACGCATCCACATCGACAAAGTCCCCGATGGCATCACGCTGGCAGCCGGCATGACCTGCACCGTCATCGTCAAGCCGGGGCAACGGGTGGCAGAGAAAAAATAG